CTAACTGGAGGAGTTTCAACCATATTTCAGGTGCTCGATAAAAAATTGCTGCGAGTTTCTACAAACGTGCGAGTTAATGATAGGCGTGCTATAGATACTTTTATTCCAGCGGATAGCCCTGTTTATAAGGCTGTCATGAGTGGAAACACTTACACCGGGCGTGCTTTTGTAGTCGATGACTGGTATGTGACTACCTACAAACCCATGCGCAACGCCGAAAACAAAATCATAGCAGTACTCTTCGTTGGACGCAAAATACTGACACCGCAACTTCGTGACATGCTGAGCACCGTCAAAGCAGCTGGAGTTGGTTATTTCTATGTCTATGACTCCAAGGGAGATGTCCTCGTGCACCCCTCCCTCGAAGGGAAGAATCTTTTTGAAGTTCAAGGCATCGGAGACGTTTTTCGAGCTCATAAAAATGGATTTCTCAATTATCAGTGGGAAGGTGAGCGCAAGACTACCTTCACTCATTATTTTGAGCCATGGGACTGGCACCTCGGCGTAGGCCTGAGCGATACACAGATAGTTCGTGGTCTTGACACAGAAATCATAACCAAGTGTATCTTCGTTGGCATAGCCGTCATGCTGCTCGGCGTGCTCATCGCTGTGCTCTTGATACGAGGCATTGCCAGGCCGCTTAATCAACTTGCATCCAAAAGCTTGCAGGTGGCCGAAGGCGACTACACGATCACCTTCAACCACCCGGCCAAGGACGCCATTGGACACCTATCTGAAGCTTTGAGCACCATGGTTGGCCGCACCAAAGAAATGCTTGGAGAGATCAACACTGCTACCCAATCCCTAGCCACGGCCTCCACTCAACTCTCAAGCATCTCCGCCCAGATGACTCAAAGTTCAGCCCAGACTGCGGGCATGGCCAACACGGTCAGTACTGCTGCCGAAGAAGTCAGTAGCAGCATGAACTCCGTTTCCACAGCCATGGAGCAAGCCTCCATGAACATGACCACGGTGGCCTCTGCAGCCGAAGAAATGTCAGCCACCATTCAGGAAATCGCCCAGAACTCAGAGCGGGCCAGAAGCACGACGGCAAACGCCGTATCCAAGAC
This DNA window, taken from Desulfomicrobium sp. ZS1, encodes the following:
- a CDS encoding methyl-accepting chemotaxis protein, with the protein product MLNTQSVKFTTKLFTGILSILVLSLVSVIIVTTILVKDGLQNLGKDALENMNESVFASLEAQNSLLMEKLSGDMTILEGELKHYGSFELDMIYTLNKTVTNQATKASESISIPQLKLGSTVINDNTEIVDNVQSLTGGVSTIFQVLDKKLLRVSTNVRVNDRRAIDTFIPADSPVYKAVMSGNTYTGRAFVVDDWYVTTYKPMRNAENKIIAVLFVGRKILTPQLRDMLSTVKAAGVGYFYVYDSKGDVLVHPSLEGKNLFEVQGIGDVFRAHKNGFLNYQWEGERKTTFTHYFEPWDWHLGVGLSDTQIVRGLDTEIITKCIFVGIAVMLLGVLIAVLLIRGIARPLNQLASKSLQVAEGDYTITFNHPAKDAIGHLSEALSTMVGRTKEMLGEINTATQSLATASTQLSSISAQMTQSSAQTAGMANTVSTAAEEVSSSMNSVSTAMEQASMNMTTVASAAEEMSATIQEIAQNSERARSTTANAVSKTQATSERVDQLGSAANEISTVTATITAISSQTNLLALNATIEAARAGEAGRGFAVVANEIKELAQQTARATEDIRERITGIQSVTTQTVGDISEITSVIAEMNEIVTTIATAVEEQSVTTRDIAENVGQASMGITEINTNVAASSSMTHSISSDIAEVRTASDEMTASSRTVQESATELSQLAERLREQVSRFKI